In Winkia neuii, a genomic segment contains:
- a CDS encoding phage portal protein, with product MRLTTTEEAYLQKGIEQLALQWAKDEELLAYYDGLQRIEFLGLAVAPQMRKFELCVNWPRVVVDTIEHRQDVRSLFMPGEETASKNLQEGWDANNMDSDLCLSNRDRLILGRSFISVGANEEAGALPIIQVESPREMCVIMDRRRRAVAAAVRVYDYTDGTPRAATIYLPDKTLWCARQKGIWHVQDADEHNLGRVPVVPIINRRRTTTQYGRSEMSDVIPLADAAARTLTNLQVAAEALAVPKRWATGVKPADFMDKGGKILPKWEAYFNAVWATSNKDAKLGQLDAADLKNFTETVQFYGKLAASVTGFPAKYFGLTTTNPPAEGAIRAEESQLVKMVERHNREVGNALGQVMGLYEQIRTGEKVDGSRIAVEWYDPATPTFSQRADALQKLAGGKPLISREGAWDELGFSEARKEREREYLEQEAADDLVGELVSKSGENGGA from the coding sequence TTGAGGCTCACAACCACCGAAGAAGCCTACCTGCAAAAAGGCATCGAGCAACTAGCCCTACAGTGGGCAAAAGATGAAGAACTCCTCGCCTACTACGACGGCCTGCAACGCATCGAGTTCCTCGGCCTGGCCGTAGCCCCCCAAATGCGCAAATTCGAACTATGCGTAAACTGGCCGCGCGTAGTAGTAGACACCATCGAACACCGCCAAGACGTGCGCTCCTTGTTCATGCCAGGAGAAGAAACCGCCTCAAAAAACCTGCAAGAAGGCTGGGACGCCAACAACATGGACTCCGACCTATGCCTATCCAACCGAGATCGACTAATCCTAGGGCGCTCTTTCATATCTGTCGGAGCCAACGAAGAAGCAGGCGCACTGCCCATAATCCAGGTGGAATCACCGCGCGAAATGTGCGTAATCATGGACCGCCGCCGCCGCGCAGTAGCCGCAGCAGTACGCGTATACGACTACACAGACGGCACCCCCAGGGCAGCAACCATCTACCTACCAGACAAAACCCTCTGGTGCGCACGCCAAAAAGGAATATGGCACGTACAAGACGCAGACGAACACAACCTCGGCCGCGTCCCCGTAGTACCAATAATCAACCGGCGACGCACCACCACCCAATACGGGCGCTCCGAAATGAGCGACGTAATCCCCCTAGCAGACGCAGCCGCACGCACCCTAACCAACCTACAAGTCGCAGCCGAAGCACTAGCGGTGCCTAAGCGTTGGGCTACAGGGGTTAAACCTGCTGATTTTATGGATAAGGGCGGGAAGATTCTGCCGAAGTGGGAGGCATATTTCAATGCGGTGTGGGCGACCTCGAATAAGGACGCGAAATTAGGCCAGTTGGATGCGGCGGATCTGAAGAATTTCACTGAGACGGTCCAATTCTACGGCAAGCTCGCAGCATCGGTTACTGGTTTCCCGGCTAAATATTTTGGTCTAACTACTACTAACCCTCCTGCTGAGGGGGCTATCCGTGCTGAGGAATCCCAGTTAGTGAAAATGGTCGAACGCCATAACCGGGAAGTCGGTAATGCCCTGGGCCAGGTTATGGGCCTGTACGAGCAGATCCGCACCGGAGAAAAAGTTGATGGGTCGCGTATTGCTGTCGAGTGGTATGACCCAGCTACCCCAACCTTCTCCCAGCGTGCAGACGCACTACAAAAGCTTGCCGGGGGTAAACCCCTAATTAGCCGTGAGGGGGCGTGGGATGAGCTCGGTTTCTCCGAGGCCCGCAAGGAGCGCGAGCGCGAATATTTAGAACAGGAAGCAGCCGACGACCTCGTGGGAGAACTTGTAAGTAAGAGCGGTGAGAATGGCGGTGCCTAA
- a CDS encoding phage major capsid protein, translated as MAITAATKTTDFSGFIKPEESAPIFDEAARVSAVQSLARQIPLGISGQEIPVVTSKPVANWTSEGGQKQTTNMGLALRTMTPKKLTAIAVVSAEVVRANPGNYVTQLRPALAEAFGRAFDNAALYNTGGDGTGTGPFDDYVAKTTKAVTLGTSKKGVYGDLVTGLDLLLKDKKRATGFAFDTGMETTFLGQLDQTGRPLFVPGEATETASAVAHGSLLGRTTVLAEGIGNGPVEGFLGNWSKAAWGVVGGINYRISTEAAVTIGDKLVSLFEHNLVAILAEAEYGFVLESADHFVKFNAATGEAA; from the coding sequence ATGGCTATCACAGCAGCAACCAAAACCACCGATTTTTCCGGCTTCATCAAACCCGAAGAATCCGCACCAATATTCGACGAGGCCGCCCGCGTATCAGCGGTACAGTCCCTAGCAAGGCAGATCCCGCTGGGCATTTCCGGGCAGGAAATCCCCGTAGTCACCTCAAAACCGGTAGCAAACTGGACCAGTGAAGGCGGGCAGAAACAAACCACTAACATGGGGCTCGCACTGCGCACCATGACCCCAAAGAAACTAACCGCTATCGCAGTAGTTTCCGCAGAAGTCGTACGCGCCAACCCCGGCAACTACGTCACCCAGCTACGGCCCGCACTCGCGGAAGCATTCGGGCGGGCATTCGACAACGCCGCACTGTATAACACCGGTGGCGATGGTACAGGTACTGGGCCCTTTGACGATTACGTTGCTAAAACAACCAAGGCAGTCACCCTAGGGACGTCAAAGAAAGGCGTTTATGGGGATCTTGTTACCGGCCTTGACCTGCTCCTAAAGGACAAGAAGAGGGCAACCGGGTTCGCTTTTGATACCGGTATGGAAACCACTTTCCTGGGGCAGCTAGATCAGACCGGGAGACCGCTGTTCGTGCCTGGGGAGGCAACCGAGACCGCGTCTGCGGTAGCCCACGGCTCCCTGCTTGGGCGCACGACTGTTCTCGCTGAGGGCATTGGAAACGGACCGGTCGAAGGGTTCCTGGGGAACTGGTCTAAGGCCGCCTGGGGCGTAGTTGGCGGCATCAACTACAGGATTTCTACCGAGGCCGCAGTCACAATAGGGGACAAGCTCGTCTCCCTATTCGAGCACAACCTCGTAGCGATTCTGGCTGAAGCCGAGTACGGATTCGTCCTCGAATCCGCCGATCATTTCGTCAAATTCAATGCTGCAACCGGCGAGGCAGCATAG
- a CDS encoding adenine-specific methyltransferase EcoRI family protein produces MGTTHLTRAQKTKNDEFYTHPQDVETFMTGVLTKTPNLLNGANVLLPCDTPASAFTKYFTTHFHQLGLNTLTAVGMDGKDGTYYHQTKERKIHRPAQGCGRFQSQETTNALATANFVFTNPPFSILREFHHWLTKQPRLRYGIMAPTTAIAYANIKPQIIAGTIQAWGSKSRTFTTPTGQANALTCWLTNIPNQLPRKPIGEHTREENTHTLKGKRYKDLYKPYDNHPGIECPTYQAIPTPNGQTIGAPITTLAQCDLTDWRILDIIKPTIGGRAKFQRVLLSPR; encoded by the coding sequence CTGGGCACAACACACCTAACCCGAGCACAAAAAACCAAAAACGACGAGTTCTACACCCACCCCCAAGACGTAGAAACCTTCATGACAGGCGTGCTCACCAAAACCCCAAACCTACTGAACGGCGCAAATGTCCTCCTACCCTGCGACACCCCCGCCAGCGCCTTCACTAAATACTTCACCACCCACTTCCACCAACTCGGCCTAAACACCCTCACAGCAGTCGGAATGGACGGCAAAGACGGAACCTACTACCACCAAACCAAAGAAAGGAAGATACACCGCCCCGCCCAGGGGTGCGGCAGATTCCAATCCCAAGAAACCACCAACGCACTCGCAACAGCCAACTTCGTCTTCACCAACCCGCCCTTCTCCATCCTGCGCGAATTCCACCACTGGCTAACCAAACAGCCCCGCCTCCGATACGGCATCATGGCACCAACAACAGCCATCGCATACGCCAACATAAAACCCCAAATAATAGCCGGCACCATCCAAGCCTGGGGATCAAAATCCAGAACCTTCACCACCCCCACCGGCCAAGCAAACGCCCTCACCTGCTGGCTCACCAACATCCCCAACCAGCTCCCCCGCAAACCCATCGGCGAGCACACCCGCGAAGAAAACACCCACACCCTCAAAGGCAAAAGATACAAAGACCTGTACAAGCCATACGACAACCACCCCGGTATCGAATGCCCCACCTACCAGGCAATCCCAACCCCCAACGGGCAAACAATAGGAGCCCCCATAACCACCCTCGCCCAATGCGACCTAACCGACTGGCGCATCCTCGACATCATCAAACCCACCATAGGCGGGCGCGCCAAATTCCAACGCGTCCTACTCTCCCCACGCTAA